Proteins encoded together in one Luteimonas fraxinea window:
- a CDS encoding efflux RND transporter permease subunit produces the protein MSIAELSLRRPVTTIMCFISMVVIGLIASVRLPLEALPDISAPFLVVQLPYTGSTPSEAEQNLLRPAEETLATMSGIKRLRGQATSDGAFVVLEFSDWDRNIAISASEARERIDAIRSDLPDDFRRYTVEKFSTSDQPVLRMRLAANVDLSGSYELIDRQLKRRLERVPGVARVEINGAAPNEVEIAVDPDRLTAHDIELNALATRLRALNFSVSAGQILDGGQRLRVQPLGEIQDLQQLRDLVINQQGLRLSDVADVRMKPQRMDYGRRLDGRAAVGLEIYKERDANLVEVSRNVLAEVDAARGEPGLEGIDVKVIQNMGDEVTSSLMELVEAGAIGLLLSIIVLYFFLRHWPSTLMVTLAIPICFIITLGFMHFFDVTLNVLSLMGLLLAVGMLVDNAVVVVESIYQERERMPDQPWLASVLGTRHVAIALSAGTLCHCIVFVPNMLGETNQISIFMNQLAITISVSLLASWLVAVSLIPMMSARMKTPPAVASPNGLIARMQRRYARILRWSLEHRGVTVLSILLVVAVSLVPMTKTKFDMFGDSGGGKEIQIYYQWKGSYNLQQRSDEVLRFETFLDENRETYRIKQIYSWFGEGNDSGTVVTFNDDVGDTRALSEAISQALPKSARAEVGVGGGQGGGGGGGQGGQGVQVQLVGDSTQVLRELADGVIPMLSANPALRDVRVEAGDLNQELTIRVDRDRAAAFGFSADQVSSFIGLALRGSQLREFRRGEDEVPVWVRFAGAEEFNQADIASFMVRSPDGRSVPLTSLVEMRVEPSASRISRNDRQTSLTLQANLAGETTMPDARKALEQVLDTVAFPAGYGYSFSGSGFEDDAAASQQMMFNLLIAVIMIYVVMAAVFESLLFPAAIMSCVVFSVFGVFWLFWLTGTSFTVMAFIGILVLMGVVVNNGIIMVEHINNLRRRGMSRIDALVEGSRERLRPILMTMGTAILAMIPISLSDTVVLGGLAYSPMARAVAGGLAFSTVVSLLFLPTIYAILDDMRHGSVRLIRRARGVHAEPAAAAG, from the coding sequence ATGAGCATCGCCGAGCTGAGCCTGCGGCGCCCGGTCACCACCATCATGTGTTTCATCTCGATGGTGGTGATCGGCCTGATCGCGTCGGTGCGCCTGCCGCTGGAAGCGCTGCCGGACATCTCCGCGCCGTTCCTGGTCGTGCAGCTGCCGTATACCGGCTCGACGCCGTCCGAGGCGGAGCAGAATCTGCTGCGCCCGGCTGAAGAGACGCTGGCCACGATGAGCGGCATCAAGCGCCTGCGTGGTCAGGCGACGTCGGACGGCGCATTCGTGGTGCTCGAGTTCAGCGACTGGGACCGCAACATCGCGATCAGCGCGTCGGAAGCCCGCGAGCGCATCGATGCGATCCGCAGCGATCTGCCCGATGATTTCCGCCGATATACGGTAGAGAAGTTCTCCACGAGCGATCAGCCGGTGCTTCGGATGCGCCTGGCGGCGAACGTCGATCTGTCCGGCAGCTACGAGCTCATCGACCGCCAGCTCAAGCGCAGGCTCGAACGTGTGCCCGGTGTGGCGCGCGTGGAGATCAACGGCGCGGCGCCGAACGAAGTCGAGATCGCGGTCGACCCTGACCGTCTGACCGCGCACGACATCGAACTCAATGCATTGGCGACGCGGTTGCGCGCGTTGAACTTCTCGGTCTCCGCCGGGCAGATCCTCGACGGCGGCCAGCGCCTGCGCGTGCAGCCGCTCGGCGAGATCCAGGATCTGCAACAGCTGCGCGACCTCGTCATCAACCAGCAGGGCCTGCGTCTGTCGGATGTCGCCGACGTGCGCATGAAGCCGCAGCGCATGGATTACGGCCGCCGTCTGGACGGCCGTGCCGCGGTGGGTCTGGAGATCTACAAAGAACGCGACGCGAATCTCGTCGAGGTGTCACGCAACGTGCTGGCCGAAGTTGACGCAGCGCGCGGTGAGCCGGGGCTCGAAGGCATCGACGTCAAGGTCATCCAGAACATGGGCGACGAGGTCACGTCCTCGCTGATGGAGCTGGTCGAAGCTGGCGCGATCGGTCTGCTGTTGTCGATCATCGTGCTGTACTTCTTCCTGCGCCACTGGCCGTCGACGCTGATGGTCACGCTGGCGATTCCGATCTGTTTCATCATCACCCTCGGCTTCATGCACTTCTTCGACGTCACGCTCAACGTGCTGTCGCTGATGGGCCTGCTGCTCGCGGTCGGCATGCTGGTCGACAACGCCGTGGTGGTGGTGGAGAGCATCTACCAGGAACGCGAACGCATGCCCGACCAGCCGTGGCTGGCGTCGGTGCTGGGCACGCGCCACGTTGCGATCGCATTGTCGGCCGGCACGCTGTGCCACTGCATCGTGTTCGTGCCGAACATGCTGGGCGAGACCAACCAGATCAGCATCTTCATGAATCAGCTGGCGATCACCATCTCGGTGTCGCTGCTGGCCTCGTGGCTGGTCGCGGTGAGCCTGATTCCGATGATGTCGGCGCGCATGAAGACGCCGCCTGCCGTCGCAAGCCCGAACGGCTTGATCGCACGCATGCAGCGTCGCTATGCGCGCATCCTGCGCTGGTCGCTGGAGCATCGCGGCGTGACCGTGCTCTCCATCCTGCTGGTGGTCGCGGTGAGTCTGGTGCCGATGACCAAAACCAAGTTCGACATGTTCGGCGACAGCGGCGGCGGCAAGGAAATCCAGATCTACTACCAGTGGAAGGGCAGCTACAACCTGCAGCAGCGCTCCGACGAAGTCCTGCGTTTCGAGACGTTCCTCGACGAGAACCGCGAGACCTACCGGATCAAGCAGATCTATTCCTGGTTCGGCGAGGGCAATGACTCGGGCACGGTCGTGACGTTCAATGACGATGTCGGCGACACACGCGCCTTGTCGGAAGCGATCAGCCAGGCATTGCCGAAGTCGGCGCGTGCCGAGGTCGGCGTGGGTGGCGGGCAGGGCGGTGGCGGTGGTGGCGGACAAGGCGGGCAGGGCGTGCAGGTGCAGCTGGTCGGTGACTCGACCCAGGTGCTGCGCGAACTCGCCGATGGCGTGATTCCGATGCTGTCCGCCAACCCCGCACTGCGCGATGTGCGCGTGGAAGCGGGCGACCTCAACCAGGAACTCACCATCCGCGTCGATCGCGACCGCGCGGCCGCGTTCGGATTCAGTGCCGATCAGGTCTCCAGCTTCATCGGCCTGGCGCTGCGCGGCAGCCAGTTGCGCGAGTTCCGTCGCGGCGAGGACGAAGTGCCGGTGTGGGTGCGCTTCGCCGGTGCCGAGGAGTTCAACCAGGCCGACATCGCCAGCTTCATGGTGCGCTCGCCCGATGGTCGCAGCGTGCCGCTGACGAGTCTGGTGGAGATGCGTGTCGAGCCGTCCGCCAGCCGCATCAGCCGCAACGATCGCCAGACCTCCCTGACCCTGCAGGCCAATCTTGCCGGCGAGACCACGATGCCGGACGCCCGCAAGGCGCTGGAGCAGGTGCTCGACACCGTCGCGTTCCCGGCCGGCTACGGCTACAGCTTCTCAGGCAGCGGCTTCGAGGACGACGCGGCGGCGAGCCAGCAGATGATGTTCAACCTGCTGATCGCGGTAATCATGATCTACGTGGTGATGGCGGCGGTGTTCGAATCGCTGCTGTTTCCGGCCGCGATCATGAGCTGCGTGGTGTTCTCGGTGTTCGGGGTGTTCTGGCTGTTCTGGCTCACGGGCACGTCGTTCACGGTGATGGCCTTCATCGGCATCCTCGTGTTGATGGGCGTCGTAGTGAACAACGGCATCATCATGGTCGAGCACATCAACAATCTCAGGCGCCGCGGCATGTCGCGGATCGATGCGCTGGTGGAAGGCAGCCGCGAGCGTCTGCGCCCGATCCTGATGACGATGGGCACCGCGATCCTGGCGATGATCCCGATCTCGCTCAGCGACACCGTCGTGCTCGGCGGTCTGGCGTACTCGCCGATGGCGCGCGCGGTGGCTGGTGGTCTGGCGTTCTCGACGGTGGTCAGCCTGCTGTTCCTGCCGACGATCTACGCGATTCTCGACGACATGCGGCATGGGAGTGTGCGGTTGATCCGGCGGGCGCGGGGTGTGCACGCCGAGCCTGCTGCTGCGGCAGGCTGA